From the genome of Tachypleus tridentatus isolate NWPU-2018 chromosome 6, ASM421037v1, whole genome shotgun sequence:
ACACTCTAACTTTATATTAGCTTTTTTTTATAACAGattgttgtatatttgtttaaacaacttattcacCACAGTTGCAAGGCTGTTTTCTTCAGCCACAATACTGAGTAGGTTCCCATCTATCTTTGTCCCCCAgtggttttcgatacctgtggaggGCAAAGTACAGAGagctccttgtgtagctttgtgcttaattacatgCAAACAAATTatctatattaaattataataacccaGATGCATTACCTTGCATAATTAAAAGGTCATCTGCCAAATATTTGTCTGACTTACCAGTTTTTAGTTACTGTGTAACTCTTCAACATTctcaatacaaataatataaaatttaagaacaaCAAAGGATCTGTTGGTTCACCTATGCCATCCTAtctactgaaaaacaacaacaaaaaccaccTCAAAAACAGCCCCCTAcaattaaagtattaattaaatcttttttaaatTCCACATACATCAAAGCAACCAATTCCAGAGATCAATTACCGTATTAGAATAATAAGATTATTTTAGCCGAAGATGGCTTCTAGTCATAATTTATTCTTGAATCCTATGATCCTCACCattaaatatggaaaacaaaTGATGTATTGCTACTGTCAATTTCCTTAAAAATTGCAAGCACCTCAGTTATAACACCTTAACTCTTCTTTCCAAAAGAATTTAATTTCAGATATCCTAATCTGTTCTTTTATGACAGCCTTTCTATCCAAGGTATCATCCTTGTAGTCCTCCCCTGAACCTTTATGACAATTCAAAGTCCTTCCAAATGTaaggaaattataacctctttaaacaTCCATTTCTATTTCTGTAGGTAcacatttaaaattgtatttatcctACCATTTATCCTGTTACTAGTAACAGCATTTTGCTTGGATGAATTAAGAGATTAGTTAACCAAAATGGTGAGATTTTGTTTTAAGTAACATTGTTAAGGTTTTTCCTATCAAAATTATACTCAGGATTCAAATTTTAATAGCTCGCACACATTaacttgcatttattttaattaaaagccaTATGCCATGTATTTGCCCCACTCATCAAAtagtctaaatatttttgttaaaaaaaacagtattttcttCACAGTTAACTaaatcttaatataaacaaatgtaagtaatttattgacattCCTTCATAAATATCATTGACataaattaaaaacagcaaagGTCATAACACCGAACTGTTATGGTACATTACTTGTGACATTATTCCAGTTTAAATTCCATTTATAATAGTCCTGTGCTTTCTTCTGTCTAATAAGCTAACCTATtccttacttttaatttttacatttctgactaatttttttctcatatatCCCTTTCATTTTCGTAAGGTACTGTGGTGAACCACCTTGATTTTCCATAATTATCCGAGTCTTTCTGTCATAGcagtttatttaaactttttaaattaataatgcttctctttaattttattccttatatcCTTTATGAACCAGCCTGTCTTTTACTTGAAGAATTTCTCCTCTTATAAGGAATAAGTTTATTACATAAACTTTTTCCATTACTCATGCAAAACTAATAACCTATAATTACCAGAAGTTTTATTACCTCTTTTGTAAAGAGAAGTAATATTAGTCAACTTTCAATCTTTTGATACCTGTCCATTGTTCAAATCTCACAAAAATtgtaagtatttctttaaaagtttctTAAAACATTGTGAAAGGTGTTTGTTACCAAGTCTTATTGCAATCAATAGATGGCACAGTATGTTCTACTATCTTTGAGTTTCTAGGCAATGCTTgaaaaacttaatacaattcatgaattattttagtaaaaataaagagaaaggttaaaaaatgtttttttttacagggGTAATACGTTCTCTTCACCATCAAGGAATGCTTGCTCATGTGTATTGCACAGAAACTAGGCCATGCAACCAAGGAGCCCGACTTACAGCATTTGAACTTCTGCATGACAAGATTCCTTCTACTTTGATTTGTGACAGCATGGTGGCTGCACTGATGAAAAGTAAAGAAGTATCTGCAGTGGTTGTTGGGGCAGACAGAGTTGTAGCCAATGGAGACACAGCTAATAAAATAGGAACGTACCAAATTGCTGTTTGtgctaaatatcataaaattccGTTCTATGTAGCCTCACCAGTTAGTACTCTTGACTTAAGTTTAAGTGACGGTATTGCTATTCCTATTGAAGAACGGTCATCTGTAGAGATGACAAGTATTCAGGGGGTTCCACTGGCTCCTACAGGTATGCTTTATTAGTTTAGCTATTTTGATTTTTGAACCTTTTTATGAACCTATGCAGATCTTTATGGGTCTGCATGCTATGTTACTGTAAACtcaaaaaagaaaaggaaaaaaagttGCCACTTTATTTTGATCCAaccttttcattttatatataaaatttttaattagttatatacctaaaaaacaaacatagcaAATACCACAGTCATTTTAAAGGCTAATAATCaaatggtaaatattttattaactcattCTTAATACTGAAAGGATGTAATGTGCTAAACTGTCCATGCCACAAACCTTGTTTGAAATTTCTGGTCATAAATGTGTCAAGATGTATTGTACCATCCTATAATGTAATCATCATTAGACTACAGTCCTAGAGTGGGTGAAGGACAACACATCTTCCCGAGTGTTAGTATTTCAACATAGACTCATTCTTTCCTCAGCTTTATTTGTCTTCGtatgtctctttttataatgCTTATTAGAATGTCTGTGctcattgttttaatattttgtcacaattcattttgtagtttttcttttcttaatctttttgattatataaaataatgatacttaattttaacttatcAGTTACtttaattcagtttattttttattttcttttagtaaCTTTGTACTTTTGGGGTATATGCCTATTGTCTATATCTGTTGCTTAATCCTTTACTTTTCTGGGCCATTATAAGACCTGTTTTCCTGAATTATCCATTATCCATCCATGTTCCTATATTTCTTACAGAGTCCATGGTTTTTAACAAACTTTCACAGGAGTTACGTTATTCTATAAAGATACTGAGGGTTTTAAGTTATTACTACCATTGTGCATCATGTGGGTGATCCTGTTCTGATCTTGAATCCAAGATTCCTAACATCCTGCATTCATTACTTCAGCTGAGTCTGCCCCATCTTGTATTTCACCACTGTTGTTTCATTGCTTGTTTTTACTTCTCATTCTGTCTTCCTGACATGGATCAAGTATTCATACTTTTATTCTTCACTGTTTAGGACTTGCATGTATGTGTTGTTTGTATTCTCTTTCTCTGTAATGTTTTGCTGAATTTCAGGCTTTGTTATTCTTTCAGTTTAAGGATCttccttttttttcctttcatttttctttctttccagcTACTTCATCTCTTActtaatttatttgttcattgttaTGATTCATGTTCATTCAAAGGCTTTCCATCATGACCCTGTTAACTTTACTGGGgcattttacacatttattttccTACCGAGTTACTGGTTTTCTACCACTTTGTTCTAGTTACCttggtttctttatttcttcttcCCAATAGCTGTGTCTTGCTCCTTTTCTATAATGATTTTTGGGGTATTTTTTTATACAATGACATCTTACTGATGCAGCTTTTAAACAGTCACCTCTTCTCACATTTTTGCTCTTGAAACCATAGGACCTCATCAGGTTTCTCATTGTATATGGCCTTGAGGGATATCCTCCACTTCTATTCTTTGTCATCTTGTTACTGTCTGCAGTAACAGATGAGGACCAACCATCATGGGTCTTGGAGCTGACTTATTGCTGGAGCCACCCTTAAGTTTTGGTCCTGTGGGAGCTTCTGCTCTTCTATTTTTTTCCACTGATTGACTAAATTTTTTGCAGCCTATCAAGTTCTTCAGGTGTTTTTTTTCCTCCCATTTTTCTACTCTCCACATCATCTGTTTTTTCATCTCATGAGAAGTTTCTCAATCCTACTATGGGTTTACTCCTGtctttttattgttaatacaaaGGCAGGGGATTGTTAGCCAAATATCAGCTTGTCCCATTTgacttagattttttttttctttctcaaggAGCAGTTCTTCATTCTGTAATAGATACTCTCCCTGGCAGTGGATGGTCTAGTTTATTATCACAGACAATTTTTCCACATCCTGATTTGTCTTCCTGATTTTTACTTCATTTGATTCTTCTGCATAAAAGTCATCCTTTCAAATTGGTTACAGTTTCATCTTTTTCCATTGATTCTAGTAGGTCTTTACTTGGAAGATACACTCCTGAAGCCTGTTATTCCACTGCTCTGTGAATGTTGAGCCCCTATTTGCCCCCTCCTTCCTCTGTTTGGACCTCCTTTAAATTCTCCATTCTAGTCTGAACCTACACTCTATATTTCTTTCACTTGGAGTCTTTCTCAATTTGTATGCAGGGCAGGCTCAGTTAACTTGTTTCTATTTGTAACAGTGAGTTTTTGATGCCAGAGCTCTTATGTCTCCTTCATTTCTTGTACAAAGTCTCTTTAAGGGACACTTCTTGAGTCTCTATTTTTTCAATGGTTTGTGGCCTGTCTGTGAAGGTATTTCCAGAGATACATTGTCTTTTCACCTTTCAAGGTTGTTCTTGTTCAGATGACCTCACAAGGTCCTGAATGTCTCACTTCCTCCATATGTACTGCAGATCACCTCCTAGTGTATGATGCTGTTACTACTATATGTATCATATTAAACTTTtcataagtttataaaacagaaaaaaaaacttattccaTTTTATTGATGTTTTGAATGAAGTTAgcttaatataaagtaaaactaaagatATAATTAATACAATGGAGAGAATGAGTAGTTACAAAAtaagatttattattaatattattattattaggtatACATTGGTCaaactaaaagaaatttaaatatttagaattaacaaacataagaaaaatttccaaaataaaagtgaaaatctgtgCTAACTGAACATGCAAGTCATACTGGTAATATCATTCAGTATgaagaaaactgatatttttaatgGCTAGAAATATTAGAGAATCTGTAGAAATAGTGAAACATACTAAAATTATAACCATATCTTTGATAAGGATGAATGGTTGGCGAGTCAGAAAGTATACAGATGGTGTGATCTTCTTTAAGTTCAGAATATAAATTAAGTAGTTGCATGACTAATGGCTTTTGCACCATTTTTGATTTTATACTACTGAAGATGTCATAACTATATGTCAAAATGTAGAGTGTATTCTGATACTGATCAGAATAAGGTATTTCTAAATATAGCAATACTTGTTATTATACAACAAGATAGAAGAGAAAGTTCAGTCCTATAGTTATTGTTAAATAGGCACATTGAAGTTAAAGGGtaccagttttatttttccaaaaggCTGTTAACTACACTTGGGTATCATTAAAAGTGATTGCATACATCCAtgagtttcaagttatttgacaatagtgttatattattaTCTGCCTAATGCCAAATagggaaaaattaaaaaaagctgCTTGTTGGGTcatcacaaaatacaaaataattattttttacacgTATCGATATACTGTTGACTAGACTTTCAAATGAAGAGGTATTATGTAATTGTGTCCAGCCTTAATTAATCTGCACTTGAGAAATATTATgccaataaatttaaatgtttgtaaaatatggattttttataaaatagagtCTAATTATATGTAGAGCTGGCTGGTAGTTTATTTTCTACTAGTGGATAAAGTATTTATGACTCGTATAATtgtaagggcctggcatggcctagcgcgttaaggcgtgctcttcgtaatctgagggtcgggttcgcgcccgagtcgcgacaaaacatgctcgccctcccagccgtgggggcgttataatgtgatggtcaatcccactattcgttggtaaaagagtagcccaagagttggcggtgggtggtgatgactagctgccttccctctagtcttacactgctaaattagggacggctagcacagatagccctcgagtagctttgtgcgaaattccaaaaaacaaaaaaaaacaaagtataattgtAACTCGTATTATCTAACCAGTTTATGACTTTGTatcattgtgtagtttgtattatttcaccGGTTTATGATCCATTGTgtcattgtgtagtttgtattatttcaccGGTTTATGATCCATTGTgtcattgtgtagtttgtattatttcactGGTTTATGATCCATTGTgtcattgtgtagtttgtattatttcaccGGTTTATGATCCATTGTgtcattgtgtagtttgtattatttcaccGGTTTATGATCCATTGTgtcattgtgtagtttgtattatttcaccGGTTTATGATCCATTGTgtcattgtgtagtttgtattATCTAACCAGTTTATGACTTTGTatcattgtgtagtttgtattGTTTCACCGGTTTATGATCCATTGTgtcattgtgtagtttgtattATCTAACCAGTTTATGACTTTGTatcattgtgtagtttgtattGTTTCACCGGTTTATGATCCATTGTgtcattgtgtagtttgtattATCTAACCAGTTTATGACTTTGTatcattgtgtagtttgtattatttcaccGGTTTATGATCCATTGTATCATTGTATGGCTTATTATCTAACCAACTGTATCATTATTATtcatagtattataaatattattatggttGAACAACTTGTAGTATTTGAACAATAACAAGCTTCTTAATAAGACAATACTgaactaaatataacatttatattgtgaacatgtgataaaatataacatgatTGTTGTTGgtcttaaaacaatattattgccACAATTTTCATTCTGATTCTAAGAAGTTAACCCCAAATTCTGAGATAACTTTTAATAACCAAACaaaagttttaagattttttttttacaaaatatttctaattttgtgcttattaatatatatttattaatattttcttttgtttttgattgtatattgttctgtattgttttaattttagtaagattattactaataattatgtACATAGCTGTACATTTTGGAATGTAACAATATTCTTTATCCTAATctgtatttattaatagacaTGAATTGTTGGAATCCAGCATTTGATGTGACACCAGCTGAATTAATAACAGGTGGAATTATAACAGAGAGAGGTGTGTTCACAGTTCAAGAACTAGAGAAGAAAATAAGTGGAGATAAAGAAGATACCTGgtactgaaaaaaatgtatacttttaaatctttgtttttatataatgctGTTGATGTTATGAATATATTTCCATTACGTTTATTGTGTTTGACAGTTGGATTCAAGCTTGtgaatataaaatgttactgtttatttatgtcatttagaaAACTGAATGTAATTTCACAGGCACAGAAATTTTCTTTAATGCAGTTGTTTGGGAAATTTGGGGAAAgacagaaattaattaaaatgtgcaaatgttCATATCTTTAGTTACTACTGTCAGTTGGAAATTGTAACAACCATTACATATAAGTTTGGAAAGAACAGTAAAGATTTTCAACCATGACATTTCTTTCTACTTGTTATTATGTTACTTGATTTAATTCAGTTATAAGTTTGTTAATCAGAAAGGcttttaactttcaatatagaTTTACTATTTGTTCTTGTTACTATAAAGAAATCCTGCTTGGTCATATCAAATTAGGGCATTTTGCACTATGCTTTATGAATCATCTTTCCCAGGAATAACATGCTTGTGAAACACTGGATTGTTAATCCAATATACAGTTTTCTGCATAGAAGACATTGATATTTATAAATGTCGATGgagaggtcgagcatgtttactTTATTCTTAAGGGTAATCCAAGGAATAGTTTTGATATTAGTGATATGCTGCTGGGATATATGTAGATACTGGAAGATGTAATACTTTAGGCATGTAATTATATCGGAGGGAAGTTTGGAAAAAAATTCTAATGACTAAAATCGAATACAGAAGAGTGAGAGACAAGCAAAGATTCACTTGGCTCAAACATTATGGATTGCAGATGAAAATTTTTAAGCATGTTACATAAAGTATTGTATATGACTAGTAATAGCTGAGCAGCAGTTTGTTAGTAGTTAAAAGTAGACTTTTTACCAAATTAGAagagattatttaatttttaacagcaTCACAGTTCTCGAGCATGTGTTTACAAACTTGTCAATGcttgttaatttttaaactgGTTTGTATAATTCCAGAATAAACTGATTCTTTCAACTTGAGTGTCTACTTATGTTGAATCTGTGTGTATGACCTCCTTTTCCACCTTTCAGCTACTTATCCAGGCAATATTGATTTTGTTAGGTCTGTTTTTTCAGACTTGCTATGTTTTGTGAACAGTTGTCATATTGTATAATTAAAATTTCCACTTGTATATTACTGTATGaaatttaatgaatttaaaactctacttttattttcttatatgttTTCAAGCTCTTCATCCTTgtttattatgaataattttaaatgaagtaaTATGGCTTATGTTGACACTTTAATTACACAAAGATCACCTTTGTATGGCTTATGTTTCAGTGCAGAGTTGTATGCATGCTGTCTTGGCTTGAGTTATGTAGAGACGAAAAAACAAAGTTAGTTTTGATAGACTTACTACTCCTAGAATTACTTAATGATAGACCACACTCTagttttttcaaattaatatcaaGGTGGCATTTTCATCATAACAGTCTTTGAGCATTTTTCTTTGCATATGGCTAGATTAGCCTCCTGTGCTGCCTTTGAGCCCTGTATTTTACACATGGCTTTTAAACATTCCATCAAAGTAAGGGATGTGTGTCCAATGATGGAAACTTTGAGAAGAACAGTATGCTAATAGTCTACCCAGGTTAAATCTGGATTGATAGAATGGATGTGTAGATTGCTGAGGATCTATAGTTGTTTTAAACTGGCTGGTGTTCGAATTTTTCTCAGTATCTATTACACAGTGATGATCAATTATTGTGTTTAAAACGGAAAAGAAGCTGTTGAACCTCAAACAGATTAAGTATAGatataaatgttacaaataaaacagatacatttgattttgaattaaaataacttttgagaTGATATCCTTACTGTTCACATAGAATAGCTTGATTAATCGCATGCTTTTTTTAGATTTGCATACCACTAGCCATGAGATAACTCCCACcaagaaataactttttaaagttaattgCACGAGTGCAtgatgcttttgtttgtttagaattaagcacaaaacaacacaatgtgctatctgtgctctgtccactacagctatcgaaacccagtttttagcaatgttagtctgcagacacactgttgtgccactgaggggcatgCATGATGTTATGTATTGCCATTTATCCTAGAAATGTCTCTCATTTATTATGTCACATATTACAGTTTGCAATGGCatgaaactataatttt
Proteins encoded in this window:
- the LOC143253645 gene encoding methylthioribose-1-phosphate isomerase, whose protein sequence is MLEAIKYNNRKLEVLDQLKLPHSVSYQSVTNVKQAWEVIRSMKVRGAPAIANVAVLGVAVELNEKDVSSKEQLYEVVKEQLEYLQTSRPTAVNLRNAASRMISLLSVQLQDNKLSVNDMKERIIKEAENIFSECKMTNLAIGENGASHIINNLSTGNQVTILTHCNTGSLATAGYGTALGVIRSLHHQGMLAHVYCTETRPCNQGARLTAFELLHDKIPSTLICDSMVAALMKSKEVSAVVVGADRVVANGDTANKIGTYQIAVCAKYHKIPFYVASPVSTLDLSLSDGIAIPIEERSSVEMTSIQGVPLAPTDMNCWNPAFDVTPAELITGGIITERGVFTVQELEKKISGDKEDTWY